In Acidobacteriota bacterium, a genomic segment contains:
- a CDS encoding SPOR domain-containing protein — MPEKPPKKKIHFALDHKGIALFVLGACLVVALVFADGLLVGMGLYRQSVWPILVAGRQAQASQHAQELAADSAAAAQRQNHPAKREARSRVPAVPTAPPPQPAPTPTAIATAAAAAPANACGLALTASAQTGQPEYDLQLGSFQDAANAASLVASLKTHGCTAQVMQLTDAQHRVWNVVRIGPFATLEQAAAAAAQLRRSDGLLALVRPVAAI, encoded by the coding sequence ATGCCGGAAAAGCCGCCCAAAAAGAAGATCCATTTCGCCCTCGACCATAAAGGCATCGCGCTTTTCGTCCTCGGCGCCTGTCTGGTGGTCGCGCTGGTATTCGCCGATGGCTTGCTGGTGGGCATGGGCCTGTACCGCCAAAGCGTCTGGCCCATCCTCGTCGCCGGCCGCCAGGCCCAAGCTTCCCAGCATGCGCAGGAATTAGCCGCTGATTCTGCCGCTGCTGCGCAGCGGCAGAATCACCCTGCGAAGCGCGAAGCGCGAAGCAGGGTCCCTGCAGTCCCAACCGCTCCTCCACCCCAGCCTGCGCCCACGCCCACAGCGATCGCTACTGCCGCTGCCGCCGCGCCCGCCAACGCCTGCGGCCTCGCCCTCACCGCCAGCGCCCAAACCGGTCAGCCGGAATACGACCTCCAGCTCGGCTCCTTCCAGGATGCCGCCAACGCCGCCAGCCTCGTCGCTAGCCTCAAAACCCACGGCTGCACCGCTCAGGTCATGCAATTGACCGACGCGCAACACCGCGTCTGGAATGTGGTCCGCATCGGCCCCTTCGCCACCCTCGAACAAGCCGCCGCCGCCGCCGCCCAGCTCCGCCGCTCCGACGGCCTCCTCGCCCTCGTCCGCCCCGTCGCAGCGATTTAG
- a CDS encoding DUF4280 domain-containing protein — protein MAMQVCMGAMMQCSFGVAPSTLVVLPANKVLTQTPAANIMDNKPMVNIPPFGMCNSPSNPTVAAATAAALGVLTPMPCVPATTAPWAPGAPTVMIANMPALDSNSKLMCMWGGVIQIVSPGQTKTMVP, from the coding sequence GTGGCAATGCAAGTATGCATGGGAGCGATGATGCAATGCAGCTTCGGCGTTGCGCCCTCAACTTTGGTGGTCCTCCCCGCCAACAAAGTCCTGACCCAGACTCCCGCTGCCAACATCATGGACAACAAGCCGATGGTCAACATCCCGCCCTTCGGCATGTGCAACTCCCCCTCCAACCCCACCGTCGCTGCCGCCACCGCGGCCGCGCTGGGCGTGCTCACGCCCATGCCCTGTGTGCCCGCCACGACCGCGCCCTGGGCGCCGGGCGCGCCCACGGTCATGATCGCCAACATGCCCGCCCTCGATAGCAACTCCAAGCTGATGTGCATGTGGGGTGGCGTCATTCAGATCGTCTCGCCCGGACAGACCAAAACCATGGTGCCTTAA
- the tssI gene encoding type VI secretion system tip protein VgrG has product MALDQSTSPVQLTTPLGANQLLVERYSGEERISGLFHYTLDLVSEDANLDFSSIVGQNITLQIELPSGDQQYINGVVGRFAVTAQSPRLTSYTAEIHPWLWLLGFSSGCQIFQNLSAPDIVKKVFSNLGFTAFKDALTGTYTARDYCVQYNETALAFVSRLLEEEGIFYFFEHTSSAHTLVLADDPSTYEACTGLTTATFRAESAAQQTADAVLACRIEQQVVTAKTQLDDYNFTIPATDLLATAGSGADAVTWYNYPGRYAAKADGETRAGLRLGIHEAAAQRISGTSLCRAFHAGCTFTLAGHFRSSANTSYVLTSLKVDGTQLEYQNDFEAILATQVFRPPLTTPRPAVAGCQTAVVVGKSGDEIFSDQYGRVKVKFPWDQSSASDENSSCWIRVAQTWAGKSWGASFIPRIGQEVVVSFEEGDPDRPLITGTVYNATQVTPYALPDNQTRSTIKTHSSPNQDGNNEIRFEDKAGSEELFMQAQKDMNVSVLNDQAITIAQNRTVTVQQKNESLVVDKGDRSIAVNTGKETHSVKGTRELTITGNETHTNSADFKQTVSGNYTLSVSGNLSIEVSGSVSIKAGSSFTNKAGTSLENDAGTSLTNKSGTSLENNAGTSLTNQAGTTMDHKANAQQTVESSGITQIKGSLVQIN; this is encoded by the coding sequence ATGGCTCTCGATCAATCCACCAGCCCGGTGCAGTTGACCACGCCGCTCGGCGCCAACCAGCTCCTGGTCGAGCGTTATTCCGGCGAAGAGCGCATCTCCGGCCTGTTTCACTACACCCTGGATCTGGTCAGCGAAGACGCCAATCTCGATTTCTCCAGCATCGTCGGCCAGAACATCACCCTGCAGATCGAACTGCCCAGCGGCGACCAGCAGTACATCAACGGCGTGGTCGGCCGCTTCGCCGTCACCGCGCAATCGCCGCGCCTGACCTCCTACACCGCCGAAATCCATCCCTGGCTGTGGCTGCTGGGCTTCTCCTCCGGCTGCCAGATTTTTCAGAACCTCTCCGCGCCCGACATCGTCAAAAAAGTTTTCAGCAATCTCGGCTTCACCGCCTTCAAAGACGCGCTCACCGGCACCTACACCGCGCGTGACTACTGCGTGCAGTACAACGAGACGGCGCTGGCCTTCGTCTCGCGGTTGCTGGAGGAAGAGGGCATCTTCTACTTCTTCGAGCACACCAGCTCCGCCCACACTCTCGTCCTCGCCGACGACCCCAGCACCTACGAGGCCTGCACCGGCCTCACCACCGCCACCTTCCGCGCCGAAAGCGCCGCCCAGCAAACTGCCGACGCTGTGCTCGCCTGCCGTATCGAGCAGCAGGTGGTCACCGCCAAAACCCAGCTCGACGACTACAACTTCACCATCCCCGCAACCGACCTGCTGGCCACCGCCGGCAGCGGCGCCGACGCCGTCACCTGGTACAACTATCCCGGCCGCTACGCCGCCAAAGCCGATGGCGAAACCCGCGCCGGCCTGCGTCTCGGCATTCATGAAGCTGCCGCCCAGCGCATCTCGGGCACCAGCCTCTGCCGCGCCTTTCACGCCGGCTGCACCTTCACCCTGGCCGGTCATTTCCGCTCCTCCGCCAACACCAGTTACGTGCTCACGTCGCTGAAGGTCGATGGCACGCAATTGGAATATCAAAACGACTTCGAAGCCATCCTCGCCACCCAGGTCTTCCGTCCGCCGCTCACCACCCCGCGGCCGGCCGTCGCCGGCTGCCAGACCGCGGTGGTGGTGGGCAAATCAGGCGATGAGATTTTCAGCGATCAATATGGCCGCGTGAAGGTGAAATTCCCCTGGGATCAGTCGAGTGCGAGCGACGAAAACAGCTCCTGCTGGATCCGCGTGGCGCAAACCTGGGCGGGCAAGTCCTGGGGCGCGAGCTTCATTCCCCGCATCGGCCAGGAGGTCGTCGTCAGCTTTGAAGAGGGCGACCCCGACCGCCCGCTCATCACCGGCACCGTCTACAACGCCACCCAGGTCACCCCCTACGCCCTGCCCGACAATCAGACCCGCAGCACCATCAAGACGCACTCCAGCCCCAACCAGGACGGCAACAACGAAATCCGCTTCGAGGACAAGGCCGGCTCGGAAGAGCTATTCATGCAGGCGCAGAAAGACATGAACGTCAGCGTGCTCAACGATCAGGCGATCACGATTGCTCAAAATCGCACCGTCACGGTGCAGCAGAAAAACGAATCGCTCGTCGTCGACAAGGGCGACCGTTCCATCGCCGTCAATACCGGCAAGGAAACCCACAGCGTCAAAGGCACGCGCGAGCTGACCATCACCGGCAACGAAACCCACACCAACTCCGCCGACTTCAAGCAAACGGTCAGCGGCAACTACACCTTGAGCGTCAGCGGCAATCTCAGCATCGAGGTCAGCGGCTCGGTCTCGATCAAGGCCGGCTCGTCGTTCACCAACAAGGCGGGCACGTCGCTCGAAAACGACGCCGGCACCTCGCTCACCAACAAATCCGGTACGTCGCTCGAAAATAACGCCGGCACCAGCCTGACCAACCAGGCCGGCACCACCATGGACCACAAAGCCAACGCCCAGCAAACCGTCGAAAGCAGCGGCATCACCCAGATTAAAGGCTCGCTGGTACAAATCAACTGA
- the tssG gene encoding type VI secretion system baseplate subunit TssG, whose translation MPPAPPAPSPPARLSNSPNPKPKSATARLHTRPRQSRIGPQGAQRVAERGWRSNTSVIEWLRAEPYRFDFFQALLLLERARPEAAPLAAGSDPEREAVRLAASIRLDFPPSDLESLTAADDEAAPPHLLVNFFSLAGAEGPLPPPLVEIIQNRMRERDYAARDFLNLFHHRLLSLVFRGARAHRPALAAEPPEDSPAGRYLRAFAGLALPGQRERLPVPDRALIAYAGLLWQQPRSAVGLERMLSDYFGVRFALRQMQGAWRPLPPEAWTRLGVKGSNQILGDGAVVGQRVWLQAAAAELETAPLDLPQFLELLPGGAALTALRALTRLYAGTLCAITVCLCLRAEAVESARLGGARLGWTAFLPQRGAADAAAATAGEPLRVRFNLE comes from the coding sequence TTGCCCCCGGCGCCACCTGCACCCTCGCCCCCGGCGCGCTTATCCAATTCCCCAAATCCGAAGCCGAAATCCGCCACGGCGCGGTTGCACACTCGGCCACGGCAGAGTAGGATTGGGCCACAAGGAGCGCAGCGAGTGGCGGAGCGAGGCTGGCGGTCGAACACGTCCGTGATCGAGTGGCTGCGGGCCGAGCCCTACCGCTTTGACTTTTTCCAGGCCCTGCTGCTGCTGGAGCGGGCGCGGCCCGAAGCAGCGCCGCTCGCCGCGGGCAGCGACCCCGAGCGCGAGGCGGTGCGCCTGGCGGCCAGCATCCGGCTGGATTTTCCGCCCAGCGACCTGGAGTCCCTCACCGCCGCCGATGACGAAGCCGCGCCCCCGCACCTGCTGGTGAATTTCTTCAGCTTGGCTGGAGCGGAGGGTCCGCTGCCGCCGCCGCTGGTCGAGATCATCCAGAACCGCATGCGCGAGCGCGACTACGCCGCCCGCGACTTCCTCAACCTGTTCCATCACCGCCTGCTCTCGCTCGTCTTCCGGGGCGCGCGCGCGCACCGCCCGGCGCTCGCCGCCGAACCGCCCGAAGACAGTCCCGCCGGCCGCTACCTGCGCGCCTTCGCCGGACTGGCGCTGCCCGGCCAGCGCGAGCGTCTGCCGGTGCCCGACCGGGCGCTCATCGCCTACGCCGGCCTGCTCTGGCAGCAGCCGCGCTCGGCGGTGGGCCTGGAGCGCATGCTCAGCGACTACTTCGGCGTGCGCTTTGCGCTGCGGCAAATGCAGGGCGCCTGGCGGCCGCTGCCGCCCGAAGCCTGGACGCGCCTGGGCGTCAAGGGCAGCAACCAGATTCTGGGCGATGGCGCCGTCGTCGGCCAGCGCGTCTGGCTGCAGGCCGCCGCCGCCGAGCTGGAAACCGCGCCCCTCGACCTGCCGCAGTTCCTCGAGCTCCTGCCCGGCGGCGCCGCGCTCACCGCCCTGCGCGCCCTCACCCGCCTCTACGCCGGAACCCTCTGCGCCATCACCGTCTGCCTCTGCCTGCGCGCCGAAGCCGTCGAGAGCGCGCGCCTGGGCGGCGCACGTCTCGGCTGGACGGCCTTCCTGCCGCAGCGCGGCGCCGCCGATGCAGCCGCAGCAACCGCCGGCGAGCCCCTGCGCGTGCGCTTCAACCTCGAGTAA
- a CDS encoding serine/threonine protein kinase, which produces MILAAGQSVHGEASRLDCTVKQFLGGGGQGEVYRALMVDRPVALKWYLPHAATEQQRFRLATIVKKGPPTAQFLWPGELASSSRASGFGYIMPLREPRFRGIAELMRQKLDPSFRTLATMAFSLAHNFLQLHSKGLCYRDISFGNVFFDPANGEILICDNDNVTVDGDPETGILGTPRFMAPEIVLRRAVPSIQTDLYSLAVLLFYIFFMHHPLEGRREAEIHSFDLAAMTRLFGSAPLFIFDPDDDANRPVPGLHDNALTFWPLYPRWFRDLFTQAFTLGLRDPAQGRVRETQWRAAAIDLRDAIYYCPHCASESFYDPGAAASAPCWQCGAPAQLPYRLHAGRHIVMLNHDTRLYPHHLDPARPYDFSEPLAAVAAHPTQPGLWGLKNLSPDPWTWCSSEQRPDPRHGGAADQREARGAAPEKSGASRRPVAPGATCTLAPGALIQFPKSEAEIRHGAVAHSATAE; this is translated from the coding sequence ATGATTTTAGCGGCGGGCCAGAGCGTGCACGGCGAGGCCTCGCGGCTCGACTGCACGGTCAAGCAATTTCTCGGAGGCGGCGGCCAGGGCGAAGTCTACCGTGCCCTGATGGTCGACCGTCCGGTGGCGCTGAAGTGGTACTTGCCCCACGCCGCCACCGAACAGCAGCGCTTTCGTCTCGCCACCATCGTCAAAAAAGGTCCGCCTACGGCGCAATTCCTTTGGCCCGGCGAGCTGGCCAGCTCCTCCCGCGCCTCCGGCTTCGGCTACATCATGCCCCTGCGCGAGCCGCGCTTCCGCGGCATCGCCGAGCTGATGCGCCAAAAGCTCGACCCCAGCTTCCGCACCCTGGCCACCATGGCCTTCTCCCTCGCCCACAACTTCCTGCAGTTGCACTCCAAAGGCCTCTGCTACCGCGACATCTCCTTCGGCAACGTCTTCTTCGATCCCGCAAACGGCGAAATCCTGATCTGCGACAACGACAACGTGACCGTCGATGGCGATCCGGAAACCGGCATCCTGGGCACGCCCCGCTTCATGGCGCCCGAAATCGTCCTGCGCCGCGCCGTGCCCAGCATCCAGACCGATCTGTATTCGCTCGCGGTGCTGCTGTTCTACATCTTCTTCATGCACCATCCCCTCGAAGGCCGCCGCGAGGCGGAAATTCACAGCTTCGATCTGGCCGCCATGACGCGCCTGTTCGGCTCCGCGCCGCTGTTCATCTTTGATCCCGACGATGACGCCAACCGCCCTGTCCCCGGCCTTCACGACAACGCCCTCACCTTCTGGCCGCTCTACCCACGCTGGTTCCGCGACCTGTTCACGCAGGCGTTTACCCTGGGCCTTCGCGATCCCGCCCAGGGCCGCGTGCGCGAAACCCAGTGGCGCGCCGCCGCCATCGACCTGCGCGACGCCATCTACTACTGCCCCCACTGCGCCAGCGAAAGCTTTTACGATCCCGGCGCCGCCGCGTCCGCGCCCTGCTGGCAATGCGGCGCTCCCGCTCAGCTCCCCTACCGCCTGCACGCCGGCCGCCACATCGTCATGCTCAACCACGACACCAGGCTCTATCCCCACCACCTCGACCCCGCGCGCCCCTACGACTTCTCCGAGCCCCTCGCCGCCGTCGCCGCCCACCCCACCCAGCCCGGCCTCTGGGGCCTGAAAAACCTCTCCCCCGACCCCTGGACCTGGTGCTCGAGCGAGCAGCGCCCCGACCCTCGGCACGGAGGGGCAGCCGACCAACGGGAGGCGCGGGGCGCAGCCCCGGAAAAAAGCGGCGCGAGCCGCCGCCCCGTTGCCCCCGGCGCCACCTGCACCCTCGCCCCCGGCGCGCTTATCCAATTCCCCAAATCCGAAGCCGAAATCCGCCACGGCGCGGTTGCACACTCGGCCACGGCAGAGTAG